The window GTTGTCGCCGACGTTGTCGGCGATCACCGCGGGATTGCGCGGGTCGTCTTCCGGAATCCCGGCCTCGACCTTGCCCACGAGATCGGAGCCCACGTCCGCGGCCTTGGTGTAGATGCCGCCGCCGACACGGGAGAACAGCGCGATGGAGCTGGCGCCCATGGCGAAACCGCTGATGTTCTGGGCGTTGTCCGGGTCGCCGTAGGCCAGGAAGAGCAGGCCCACGCCGAGCAGGCCGAGGCTCGCCACCGACAGACCCATCACCGAACCGCCGTTGAAGGCCATGAGCAGCGCCGCCGCCTGGCCGCCCTCGGCGGCCGCCTGGGAGGTGCGCACGTTGGCGCGGGTGGCCGCCTTCATCCCCAGGAACCCGGCGATGACCGAGCACACGGCGCCGGCGAAGAACGCCACCGCGGTGACCACACCGAGCTGCCACGCGAGGAGCAGCGCCACCACCACCACGAACACCGCCAGCACCGTGTACTCGCGCTTCAGGAAGGCCATGGCGCCTTCGTAGATGGAGTCGCTGACGGACTGCATGTTCGCGTCCTTGACCCCGACCTTGATGATGGAGCGATAGGCTCCGTACGCGATGATCAGTCCGACCGCGCCCAGTGGCGGAGCCCAGACCGCTAAACCCTCCATAACGCCTCCTCTGGTGTGGTGTCCGTCCGATGCGCGAGACACCGCTAAGCAACTCGGTTGAAGTTCTCCATGGCCCATACCGGGCCCTTGAACACGATGGCTTCCAAGGCCTCCGCGGCCTTGGTCAACACGCCGTCCAACGCGCCCTCTTCCTCGGGCGAGAAGCGGCTCAGCACGTAATCCACCGCGTCCACGCCGGCCGGCGGACGGCCGATGCCCATGCGCAGCCGGACGAAACCGCTATCGGCCACGTACTGCAGGATCGACGCCAGGCCCCGGTGACCGCCGGCGGAGCCGCCGCAACGGATGCGCAACCGTCCGAATGGCAGGTCCAGGTCGTCGTAGGCCACCACCAGGTCCGCGCCGCGGACCTGGAAGCGCTTCACCAGCGCCGCGACCGCCAGGCCGCTGTTGTTCATGTAGGTCTGGGGCTTGGCGAGCACCAGGGATTCCTGGTCCCACCGTCCCCTGCCCACCAGGGACTCGCAACGCTCCTCGCCGATGCGGGTGTCCGTGGCGTCGGCGATGCGGTCCAGCAGCAGAAACCCGAGGTTGTGCCGTGTGCGCGCATAACGCCGGCCCGGGTTGCCCAAGCCCACGACGAGCTTCACTACGATGTCCTGGGATGGAAGCGCGCGCAGACGCGCCGCTCCCCGTTGCCGGCAACGTCCGTCGGAATCACTCTTCGGTCTGTTCCGCCGACTCCCCGGCGCCTTCCGTCGGTTCCTCGGCCGCCTCGCCTTCGAGTTCCGCCCCCTCCTCTTCCGGCAACGTGGAGACCGTCGGTGCCAGCACCGACACGAGCGTCAAATCCGGGGTGTTGTTGACCACGTTGGGCGGCAGCGTGAGGTCCCCGGCCTTGAGGCTGTGCCCGATCTCCAACGCCGAAACGTCCACCTCGATCTCCGCCGGAATGTCCAGCGGCAGGCACTCCACCTCCAGCTCCCGCATGATGGGCTGCAAGACCCCGCCGTGGACCACGCCCTCGGCTCGTCCGACGAAATGGAGGCCCACCATCAGGGTGATTTTCCTGGATACGTCCACCTCGTAGAAATCGATATGGGCGATGGCGTGTGTCACCGGGTTGTACTGGACCTGCTTGATGAGCACGAGCTTGCCGTCCACCGCGCCGGCGTCGGACTTGAGGCGCAACAGATGGGAGCCTTCCAGGTGTCCCACACGGCGGCGCAACTCGAGGTTGTCCACCTGCACCGCGAACCCTTCCGTGCCCCGGCCATAAACCACGCCGGGGAGCTTGCCGTTACGACGCAGCCGGCCGGCGTCGCGCTTGTTGCCGGCCTGCCTCGTCTCAACAGGTACTTCGACTGTTTCCAAAACTGAACCTCCTGACTGAGAACCGCGGGTATGTCGATCAGAAAAGGGAGCTGATGGAACGCTCCAGGTGCGTGCGGCGGATGGCTTCGCCGATCAGAGGCGCCACCGACAGGGGCTTGATCTTCTCGCACCGGGCCGTCTTGTCGCCGGCCGGTATGGTGTCGGTCACGACCATTTCTTCCATGGGCGAATCGTTGATCCGGTCCAGCGCCTTTCCCGAGAAGATGGCGTGGGTGCAGCAGCCGACGACCTTCCTGGCACCGGCCCGTATGAGCGCTTCGGCGGCCATGGCAATGGTCCCGGCGGTGTCCACCATGTCGTCCACCAGGATGGCGGTCTTGCCCTTCACCTCGCCGATGATGTTCATCTCCTCGACCACGTTGGCGTCGGCCCTGCGCTTGTCGATGACCGCCAGGGACACGTTGAGCTGCGTGGCGAAGGCGCGCGCGCGCTGGGCGCCGCCGGCGTCCGGAGACACGACGATCAGTCCCTCTCCCCCGAAGCGGCTCGACAGGTACTGGAGCAGCACCGGGGCGGCGTACAGGTTGTCCACCGGGATGTTGAAGAAACCCTGGATCTGACCGGAATGGAGGTCCATGGTGAGCATCCGCGAGGCGCCTGCCGTGGTGATGAGATCCGCCACGAGCTTGGCGCTGATGGGCACCCGGGGCGCGACCTTGCGGTCCTGCCGCGCGTAACCGTAGTAGGGGATGACGGCGGTGATGCGCTTGGCGGACGCGCGCTTGAACGCGTCCAGCATGATCAGCAGCTCCATCAGGTTGTCGTTGCCCGGCGCGCAGGTCGACTGGATCACGAAGACGTCGCAGCCGCGCACGTTCTCCTTGATCTCCACCCGGATCTCGCCGTCGCTGAACGTCTCCACCAACGCTTCCCCCAACGGGATCTCGAGACCGTGACAAAT is drawn from Deltaproteobacteria bacterium and contains these coding sequences:
- the pth gene encoding aminoacyl-tRNA hydrolase, which translates into the protein MKLVVGLGNPGRRYARTRHNLGFLLLDRIADATDTRIGEERCESLVGRGRWDQESLVLAKPQTYMNNSGLAVAALVKRFQVRGADLVVAYDDLDLPFGRLRIRCGGSAGGHRGLASILQYVADSGFVRLRMGIGRPPAGVDAVDYVLSRFSPEEEGALDGVLTKAAEALEAIVFKGPVWAMENFNRVA
- a CDS encoding 50S ribosomal protein L25, whose translation is METVEVPVETRQAGNKRDAGRLRRNGKLPGVVYGRGTEGFAVQVDNLELRRRVGHLEGSHLLRLKSDAGAVDGKLVLIKQVQYNPVTHAIAHIDFYEVDVSRKITLMVGLHFVGRAEGVVHGGVLQPIMRELEVECLPLDIPAEIEVDVSALEIGHSLKAGDLTLPPNVVNNTPDLTLVSVLAPTVSTLPEEEGAELEGEAAEEPTEGAGESAEQTEE
- a CDS encoding ribose-phosphate pyrophosphokinase; translation: MGSLHDEMRIFAGNSNPPLARDICHGLEIPLGEALVETFSDGEIRVEIKENVRGCDVFVIQSTCAPGNDNLMELLIMLDAFKRASAKRITAVIPYYGYARQDRKVAPRVPISAKLVADLITTAGASRMLTMDLHSGQIQGFFNIPVDNLYAAPVLLQYLSSRFGGEGLIVVSPDAGGAQRARAFATQLNVSLAVIDKRRADANVVEEMNIIGEVKGKTAILVDDMVDTAGTIAMAAEALIRAGARKVVGCCTHAIFSGKALDRINDSPMEEMVVTDTIPAGDKTARCEKIKPLSVAPLIGEAIRRTHLERSISSLF